A region of Rhizobium indicum DNA encodes the following proteins:
- a CDS encoding FHA domain-containing protein: protein MVFSFFRGNKPSLLQTGPGGQSRSHVLDRPEMSIGRAGNADIVVDDPFLAPIHARIERQSDGGFIIRRMGLNPIMLRGEALLQTASLKAGDSFRLGKDVEFQFVVKAAAKEAPKKEASKASDDKPKKSLLKQPAFLAGMGVVYLAIVGIIGYVILSDSGSAEGGPTAERINAEAARIPTCIKNARRMRQVSEASFNGAVGGRVGRDGDATYAALSLAAEPSDDAALAKAAEPIVEAYKRTALAALASENRGNNTLAQSLYQQTYDLVPDVNCSAARFALQRRAATKPPARR, encoded by the coding sequence ATGGTCTTTTCCTTCTTTCGCGGAAACAAGCCTAGCCTTCTGCAGACCGGTCCCGGCGGCCAGAGCCGCAGCCATGTGCTCGACCGGCCCGAAATGTCGATCGGCCGGGCTGGCAATGCCGATATCGTCGTCGACGATCCGTTCCTGGCGCCGATCCATGCGCGCATCGAGCGGCAGAGCGACGGCGGCTTCATCATCCGCCGCATGGGGCTGAACCCGATCATGCTGCGCGGCGAAGCGCTGTTGCAGACGGCCTCGCTGAAAGCCGGAGACAGCTTCCGTCTCGGTAAGGACGTCGAATTCCAGTTCGTCGTCAAGGCTGCCGCCAAGGAAGCGCCAAAGAAGGAGGCCTCCAAGGCAAGTGACGACAAGCCGAAAAAATCGCTCCTCAAGCAGCCGGCCTTCCTCGCCGGCATGGGGGTCGTCTATCTCGCCATCGTCGGCATCATCGGCTACGTGATCCTCTCCGACAGCGGCAGCGCGGAGGGTGGCCCGACGGCAGAACGCATCAATGCGGAAGCCGCCCGCATTCCGACATGCATCAAGAACGCGCGGCGCATGCGCCAGGTTTCGGAGGCCAGCTTCAACGGCGCCGTCGGCGGCCGTGTCGGCAGGGATGGCGACGCAACCTATGCCGCGCTTTCGCTGGCAGCCGAACCATCGGACGATGCCGCGTTGGCAAAGGCCGCCGAGCCGATCGTCGAGGCCTACAAACGCACGGCCCTTGCCGCCCTTGCCTCGGAAAACCGCGGCAACAATACGCTGGCGCAGAGCCTCTACCAACAGACCTACGATCTCGTTCCCGACGTCAACTGCTCGGCCGCGCGTTTCGCGCTGCAGCGCCGGGCTGCCACGAAGCCGCCGGCGCGGCGTTGA
- a CDS encoding HNH endonuclease: MRYLFQRIVHNDGLWQHPSGGRLNSIFDKGYVADQGFAHEDWNFAHDVSANEDAYGYCYYVPADPLGKFCIAFATYEGKGIWSLAGLYEKAVYDPEGASFDTEVLRKRAEQIVNLQRAGHIAGEYHKLSPSMVFDKLKEAQSDYRWRLHPQDIKPLAFSITIPSALLPTVGWHFSRPTEISANEYGAICRYARANSGNTVSTDYQDGGETEFPEGGKMQRQHYQLERNPAVVRIAKKAFHNRHGRFFCQVCNFDFHKAYGAIGANFIEAHHSVPVCEMRPGDKTKPGDMMMLCSNCHRMVHRIRPWQNSVSKLKALLAEVKEA; encoded by the coding sequence TTGCGGTACCTGTTTCAGCGGATTGTTCACAACGATGGCCTTTGGCAGCACCCATCGGGTGGCAGACTAAACAGTATATTTGACAAGGGTTATGTTGCTGACCAGGGTTTCGCTCATGAGGATTGGAATTTCGCACACGACGTATCCGCTAACGAGGATGCCTACGGATACTGTTACTATGTCCCCGCAGATCCACTAGGCAAATTTTGCATCGCTTTCGCTACGTACGAGGGCAAAGGTATTTGGAGCCTTGCCGGCCTCTACGAAAAGGCAGTCTACGATCCCGAAGGAGCGAGTTTTGATACAGAGGTACTTAGGAAGCGCGCTGAGCAGATCGTGAATCTTCAAAGAGCAGGTCATATAGCCGGTGAGTACCACAAGCTGTCGCCAAGCATGGTTTTCGACAAGCTAAAGGAAGCTCAGTCGGACTATCGCTGGCGGCTCCACCCACAAGACATAAAGCCATTAGCTTTCTCGATCACTATCCCTTCAGCACTCTTGCCGACGGTAGGTTGGCATTTTAGCCGGCCTACCGAGATTTCTGCAAACGAGTACGGCGCTATATGCCGATACGCGCGTGCCAATTCAGGAAACACGGTATCAACTGACTACCAAGATGGCGGTGAGACGGAATTCCCCGAAGGCGGTAAAATGCAAAGACAGCATTACCAACTTGAGAGAAACCCTGCCGTTGTCCGGATTGCGAAGAAAGCATTTCACAACCGGCATGGCCGCTTCTTTTGCCAAGTCTGCAATTTCGACTTTCACAAAGCCTATGGGGCGATCGGCGCGAATTTCATTGAAGCACATCATAGTGTTCCAGTTTGCGAGATGAGACCAGGCGATAAGACAAAGCCCGGCGATATGATGATGCTTTGTTCCAATTGCCATAGAATGGTTCACCGAATACGTCCCTGGCAGAACAGCGTTAGCAAGCTGAAGGCACTGTTAGCTGAGGTAAAGGAAGCGTGA